In the Corynebacterium anserum genome, CTGCTGCACGCAATCGCCCACTATGCGCGGGAGCTTCGTCCAAAATCACGGATCAAGTATGTATCCAGCGAAGAGCTCACCAATGACTTCATTAATTCTATCTCGACTGGTGCGCGCGAAGATTTCAAACGGCGATACCGCAATCTCGACCTACTCATCGTGGATGACACCCAATTCTTACAAGGTAAAGAGTCCACCCAGGAGGAGTTTTTCCACACATTCAATGCTCTGCATCAGGCTGGCAAACAGATTGTCTTGAGTTCTGACCGCCCTCCTCACCAGTTGACTACTCTGGAAGATCGTCTACGTACACGTTTTGAATCAGGACTGATTAGCGATGTGCAATCTCCTGATTTGGAAACGCGTATGGCAATTCTGTCGCGCAAAGCTGAATCCAGAAATCTGCAGCTTCCACAGGATGTCAAGGAACTTATAGCCACCCGATATCAAAACTCCATTCGTGAGTTGGAGGGGGCGCTGACCCGCGTTATCGCATATTGCTCCTTGGGGCACCAGCCATTGACCTTGCAATCTGCAGAAGCTGCACTGCGTGACATTATGCCTGATGATGGCGACACAGAAATCACGCCTCAATTGGTCATAGATGTTGTTGCAGAGTTCTATGATCTCTCCGCTAGTGAAATCATCGGTAAAGGTCGAGCACGGCAGATCGCTAATGCCCGCCAGATTGGCATGTACCTCTGCCGTGAGCTGACAGATCTCTCCTTACCGAAGTTAGGCGCAGCTTTTGGAGGCCGTGACCACACAACAGTGATGTATGCAGAACGTCGTATCAACGACAAGATCCAGGAAGATCACAAGACCTTCAACCAGGTACAAGAGCTCACACAGCGAATTAAGGCTCGCGCAAGGAATTAGCAAATTTTTCGCGTTGCGGGTGGAACTGACCGAAGTTATCCACAGTTATCCACAGTTTCCTGGGGACAAGTGGATTTTACTGTGGATAACTAAAGGCCGGTCTACCTCAGCAAAACCTAGTTATCCACAATTCCACAGTGTTTTCCACAGCTGTAATTACATCTTTGTTATTCCGGGTGGAATCCTACAGAGAATCTGAGCACTGTCACTTCGCGGCCTGACTGGGGATAACCTAGCCTTAGCTGGGAGTAGAACAGTGGATAATCTGTGGATAGCAACCCTTCGGGTGCAATTATCCAAAGCAACCCTTTGTTATCCACAAGCCTTTCCACGTACATTCCACAGTCCGAAAACGCCGCTGAACAGGGAAAAAGGGGAGAATTGCACAAAACTCACAGCGCCTAACACTTCTACTGAATCTCTAACTAAAGGGAAAAGAGAAGCAACCTGGACTTGTGAGTTAGTCTTAAACCACGCCGAGAGTGCACGAAACTCGGCTCTCCAACCAGATGCAACACGACAGAATTAAGAAGGATCACACAAGCTATGGAACAGCACACCGTGAGCTTCACAGTGCCGAAGGATGATTTCTCCTCCGCACTCGCCTGGGTTGCCCGCTCTCTGCCATCAAAACCCACGCAACCCATCCTCCGCGGTGTGATGATTGTTGCGGATGACGATGGTTTAGAACTTTCAGGCTTTGACCGCGAAGTCTCTACGCGCGTTCGCATACACGCTGAAGTTGATGAACCCGGGCGGATTCTCGTTGCAGGAAAGCTGGTTTCGGACATCGTGGGATCTCTGCCGAATAAGCCGATCACCATGCGTTACGAAGGCACGACCGTCACCCTATCCAGTGGTTCTTCCCGTTTTGAGCTGCGGCCAATGACCATCGAGGATTACCCAGTTCTTCCGGAATTACCAACTCCAACTGGTTCTATCAATCCCCATCTGTTTTCCCAAGCCATTAACCAAGTTGCTGTTGCTGCTGGTCGCGATGACACTTTGCCCATGCTCACAGGCATTCACGTGGAAATTGACGGCAAAGACGTTGTCATGGCCGCAACGGATCGTTTCCGCCTTGCCGTGCGTAAATTCGAATGGAACCCTTCAGAGTCTTCTTCGAAAGCCACGCTGTTGGTACCTGCCCGTACTTTGCACGATGCCGCCCGTTCTCTCGACCAGGGTTTCACTAATGACGTCACTATTGCCGTCGGCTCCGGGGAGAACATCGGAAGGGAAGGTCTTCTGGGAATCGAAACCGATTCACGTCATATGACAACCCGGTTGCTCGATGCCGAGTTCCCTAAATTCCGTCCACTTCTTCCTAATCAGCATTCTGCGTTGGCTTCGGTAGAAATCGCTCCACTACTCGATGCGATCCGCCGTGTTTCTCTTGTCGCCGACCGTAATGCGCAGATCCAGATGGAATTCTCCAGCGACTCGTTGATCCTGTCTGCTGGCGGCAGTGAAGTAGGTAAAGCCACTGAACAACTCGATTGTGCTTTCACAGGTGAACCTTTGACCATCGCATTTAACCCGAGCTATCTCAAAGAAGGTCTGTCCGCTATTGATTCTCAGCGCGTAGTATTTGGTTTCACCATGCCTTCGCGTCCGGCTATCCTCATCCCTGAACCACAGGAATTGCCTGAGGCAGACGCTGAAGGAAATTTCCCGACTCCGGATACGAAATTCACATATCTTCTCATGCCAGTTCGCCTACCGGGCTAAGCTTCACACTTTCACGACATGTACGTCCGTTCTTTGCAACTCGAGGATTTCCGTTCCTGGAAGTCTCTTGATCTCACGTTAAAGCCGGGCGTTGTCGTCTTTTCTGGGCCGAATGGGCACGGCAAGACGAACATCGTCGAAGCTTTGGGTTACTTGGCTCATTTGGGTTCTCATCGCGTGAATTCAGATGCTGCAGTGGTACGTGAGAATCAATCGATGGCACTGGTATCTGCTACGGCGGTAAACGGTACGCGGGAACTCACTGCCCGGCTTACTATCAGACCTCACGGTGCCAATAAGGCTCATATCAACCGGACAACGCTAGCTACTACCCGAGAGCTTCTAGGCATTGTTCGTACTACATTGTTCTCCCCGGAGGATCTGGCTTTGGTGCGTGGAGAACCGGAGCAGCGCCGTAATTTCCTCGACACCATCATGATCGCACGTTATCCACGATTAGCTGCCGTGAAAAGCGATTATGACAAGGCTCTGCGCCAACGCAATGCACTGTTGCGTTCCCATGCTATGCGTTCAGCTTTTGCTCCAGGCGAAAGTGATGAAGATGCTCTAGCCGCATTGTCTACCTTGGATGTGTGGGATGCACAGTTGGCAGCATTGGGAGGGCAAATCATGTCGGCACGTGTGCAGGTGGTGCATGATTTAGCCCCTCATCTTGCGGAAACTTATCAACGACTGGCTCCGGAGTCTCGTCCTGCACACATGTCCTATACCTCCACCGTTGATGCCCTACTTGCGGACTCGGGCGTGCATCTTGCTTATTCTGAGCCAGGAGAGCCGACAGCTTTGCTGAGCCCTGAAATCGCTGAGGCCACGTTGCTTCAAGGTTTTGCGGACAAGCGAGCCCAAGAAATCGATAGGGGGACGACACTCCTTGGACCACACCGCGATGATGTGATTTTGATGTTGGGTTCGCAACCCGCAAAGGGATTCGCATCGCATGGGGAATCATGGTCTTTTGCCCTCTCTTTGCGCCTTGGAGCATTCTTCATGCAACGGGGAGATGGCATAGAGCCTGTGGTTATTCTCGATGACGTTTTCGCTGAGCTTGATTCTTCTCGACGCCACGCATTAGTATCGCTCGTTTCCGAAGCAGAACAAGTGCTTATCACTGCAGCGGTGAATGAGGATATCCCAGAGGAGCTAAAGGAAGGAGCACAGATCATCACCATTGAAGCTCGTGTGACAGCAAAAGATGGCCGCATCTCTCATGTCGTAACGGGCGATGTTTCTCACAGTGTTTCACGAACTAGCGTCTCGAATATATGTGAAGGTGACTGTGATGAGTGAACCACATAGTCAGCCTGATAATTCCAATCCGCCTGATCGGAACTTAGACCCTGTTGCTCAAGCGTTGGCTGCTCTTCGGCAGGCGGGTGGTACTCCTACCGGGAATTTGCCAGAAGTGGCGTCGAGAAAAAGAATGAGAGATACCCGAGGCCGCG is a window encoding:
- the recF gene encoding DNA replication/repair protein RecF (All proteins in this family for which functions are known are DNA-binding proteins that assist the filamentation of RecA onto DNA for the initiation of recombination or recombinational repair.), with translation MYVRSLQLEDFRSWKSLDLTLKPGVVVFSGPNGHGKTNIVEALGYLAHLGSHRVNSDAAVVRENQSMALVSATAVNGTRELTARLTIRPHGANKAHINRTTLATTRELLGIVRTTLFSPEDLALVRGEPEQRRNFLDTIMIARYPRLAAVKSDYDKALRQRNALLRSHAMRSAFAPGESDEDALAALSTLDVWDAQLAALGGQIMSARVQVVHDLAPHLAETYQRLAPESRPAHMSYTSTVDALLADSGVHLAYSEPGEPTALLSPEIAEATLLQGFADKRAQEIDRGTTLLGPHRDDVILMLGSQPAKGFASHGESWSFALSLRLGAFFMQRGDGIEPVVILDDVFAELDSSRRHALVSLVSEAEQVLITAAVNEDIPEELKEGAQIITIEARVTAKDGRISHVVTGDVSHSVSRTSVSNICEGDCDE
- the dnaN gene encoding DNA polymerase III subunit beta, encoding MEQHTVSFTVPKDDFSSALAWVARSLPSKPTQPILRGVMIVADDDGLELSGFDREVSTRVRIHAEVDEPGRILVAGKLVSDIVGSLPNKPITMRYEGTTVTLSSGSSRFELRPMTIEDYPVLPELPTPTGSINPHLFSQAINQVAVAAGRDDTLPMLTGIHVEIDGKDVVMAATDRFRLAVRKFEWNPSESSSKATLLVPARTLHDAARSLDQGFTNDVTIAVGSGENIGREGLLGIETDSRHMTTRLLDAEFPKFRPLLPNQHSALASVEIAPLLDAIRRVSLVADRNAQIQMEFSSDSLILSAGGSEVGKATEQLDCAFTGEPLTIAFNPSYLKEGLSAIDSQRVVFGFTMPSRPAILIPEPQELPEADAEGNFPTPDTKFTYLLMPVRLPG